In Flammeovirgaceae bacterium 311, one DNA window encodes the following:
- a CDS encoding hypothetical protein (COG1073 Hydrolases of the alpha/beta superfamily) → MKKSILFLLAFGVTSAFAQQTTTGAANQYPPPVNFTAEQDHQHMMKQLGIKSLRPGPSGDESAPNAANYNEALANPYPDLPEVLSLKNGKKVTTPTQWWEKRRPEIVEDFEREVYGRVPMNAPKVKWEVLIEEKEMVGWMPVLAKQLVGRVDNSEYPLLEVNINMTVVTPANAKGPVPLLMMFGRSALPAPAQPPKESLEKINAALKELLVQTDPSLKEVFEQYPAYNPIASQVPTFGPPPAGDPPTTHQLLASGWGYALIEPASIQADNGAGLTRGIIGLVNKGQPRKPDDWGALRAWAWGASRGLDYLETDPAVNAEQVGIEGVSRFGKAALVAMAFDQRFAVALIGSSGQGGAKLHRRNFGEAVESLTSSYEYHWMAGNYLKYGAAEATFGAKTAKDLPVDAHQLIALCAPRPTFISYGIPEQGDAKWLDQQGSYMATVAAGPVFRLLGAKGLGVTEDYKTAKMPHVNVGLLEGELAWRQHDGGHTDAPNIKYFIPWANKFIEEKNGNSR, encoded by the coding sequence ATGAAAAAATCCATATTATTCCTGCTTGCTTTTGGGGTTACTTCTGCTTTTGCGCAACAAACCACCACTGGAGCAGCCAATCAGTATCCGCCCCCGGTAAACTTCACTGCTGAGCAGGATCATCAGCACATGATGAAGCAGCTGGGCATCAAATCGCTTCGGCCGGGACCTAGTGGAGATGAATCGGCGCCTAATGCTGCCAATTATAACGAAGCCCTGGCAAACCCTTACCCAGACCTGCCGGAGGTACTTAGCCTGAAGAACGGGAAAAAGGTTACTACGCCGACCCAATGGTGGGAGAAGCGGCGGCCGGAGATTGTGGAAGATTTTGAACGGGAGGTCTATGGCCGTGTGCCTATGAATGCCCCTAAAGTAAAGTGGGAGGTGCTGATAGAGGAAAAAGAAATGGTAGGCTGGATGCCGGTTCTGGCCAAACAGCTGGTGGGCCGGGTAGATAATTCAGAATACCCCTTGCTGGAAGTGAACATTAACATGACGGTGGTAACGCCCGCCAATGCCAAAGGCCCGGTACCGCTGCTGATGATGTTTGGCCGCAGTGCACTGCCTGCCCCGGCACAGCCTCCAAAAGAAAGCCTGGAAAAGATAAATGCAGCATTAAAGGAGTTGCTGGTACAAACAGATCCTTCGCTAAAGGAGGTGTTTGAGCAATATCCGGCCTATAATCCCATAGCCTCTCAGGTGCCCACATTTGGTCCGCCGCCAGCCGGCGATCCGCCCACCACCCATCAGCTGCTGGCGTCAGGCTGGGGATATGCCCTTATTGAACCAGCCAGCATCCAGGCCGATAACGGTGCCGGCCTTACCAGGGGCATCATAGGCCTGGTAAACAAAGGACAGCCACGCAAGCCCGATGACTGGGGCGCTTTGAGGGCCTGGGCCTGGGGTGCCTCCCGCGGACTGGATTACCTGGAAACCGACCCGGCAGTAAATGCGGAACAGGTAGGGATAGAAGGAGTATCGCGCTTTGGCAAAGCAGCACTGGTCGCTATGGCATTCGATCAGCGTTTTGCTGTGGCCCTGATAGGCTCCTCCGGGCAGGGGGGTGCAAAACTACACCGCCGCAATTTTGGCGAAGCCGTGGAGAGCTTAACCAGCAGTTACGAATACCACTGGATGGCAGGTAACTATCTGAAGTATGGCGCTGCCGAAGCTACTTTTGGCGCTAAAACAGCCAAAGATCTACCAGTCGATGCTCACCAGCTGATTGCGCTATGTGCTCCACGTCCTACCTTTATTAGCTACGGCATACCCGAACAGGGAGATGCTAAATGGCTCGACCAGCAGGGCAGCTATATGGCCACTGTCGCCGCCGGACCTGTTTTTAGGCTGTTAGGTGCTAAAGGCCTGGGGGTTACTGAAGATTATAAAACGGCTAAGATGCCCCATGTGAATGTTGGTTTGCTGGAGGGTGAATTAGCCTGGCGGCAACATGATGGCGGCCATACCGATGCCCCAAACATCAAATACTTTATTCCCTGGGCAAATAAATTTATAGAAGAGAAGAACGGGAATTCCCGTTGA
- a CDS encoding glycoside hydrolase — protein sequence MGRFNTQVFPDVVDAKGQTVTRADHPITFEISGPGKIESTDNGDPTIFLPFTSHEREAFNGLALVVIRSRVKDGDKIKATAKSDGLKDAQIVVNSQ from the coding sequence ATGGGGAGATTCAATACACAAGTTTTCCCTGATGTAGTTGATGCTAAAGGCCAAACGGTTACCCGGGCAGATCATCCCATCACTTTTGAGATATCAGGTCCCGGGAAGATCGAATCCACGGATAATGGTGACCCCACCATTTTTCTACCCTTCACCAGCCATGAACGGGAGGCATTCAATGGTCTTGCCCTGGTTGTGATCCGTTCCAGGGTTAAGGATGGGGACAAAATAAAGGCTACTGCAAAATCAGATGGTTTGAAAGATGCTCAAATAGTTGTTAATAGCCAGTAA
- a CDS encoding LytTR family two component transcriptional regulator (COG3279 Response regulator of the LytR/AlgR family), which produces MNEKLTCYIVDDEPLAQEILEEYILKVPFLNLKGTFSSPLEASSTMEKDKPDLLFLDINMPALDGLSFMQMLNPRPMIILTTAYDQYALKAFELEVKDYLLKPFSFERFYKSVLRLYQDQSSKQLPEKKEAASDFQNEQEYLFLKVGYRIQKVSIKEIMIIEGMKDYLQIHTCKEKIMTLLSFAKIEEHLPSHNFVRVHRSFIVAIDKIDHIEKNRIRIADKIIPISDTYNEHFFRMLKGLH; this is translated from the coding sequence ATGAACGAAAAACTGACATGTTATATAGTGGATGACGAGCCTCTTGCACAGGAAATTCTAGAGGAGTATATACTGAAAGTACCTTTTCTGAATTTAAAAGGCACTTTCTCCAGCCCTTTGGAGGCTTCTTCCACAATGGAGAAGGATAAACCGGACCTGCTCTTCCTGGACATAAATATGCCTGCTCTTGATGGGCTAAGCTTTATGCAAATGCTGAACCCCCGCCCGATGATCATCCTTACTACTGCTTATGATCAATATGCCCTGAAAGCGTTTGAGCTGGAAGTAAAGGATTATCTCCTCAAGCCTTTTTCATTTGAAAGATTTTACAAAAGTGTTTTGAGACTATACCAGGACCAAAGCAGCAAGCAATTACCGGAAAAGAAGGAGGCAGCATCAGATTTTCAAAATGAACAGGAGTATTTATTCCTAAAGGTTGGATATCGGATTCAAAAAGTTTCTATCAAAGAGATCATGATCATTGAGGGTATGAAAGATTATCTGCAGATACATACCTGCAAAGAAAAAATTATGACTCTACTGAGTTTTGCTAAAATAGAAGAACACCTTCCCTCCCATAATTTTGTCCGGGTCCACAGATCATTTATAGTTGCCATCGATAAAATTGACCATATAGAAAAAAACAGGATTAGAATAGCGGATAAAATCATACCAATCAGCGACACTTATAATGAGCACTTTTTCAGGATGTTAAAAGGATTGCATTAA
- a CDS encoding signal transduction histidine kinase LytS (COG3275 Putative regulator of cell autolysis) → MERIKKVFFLIHLFGWILLFLFLCWVFWSEGHANWLYLAGILILSSLSVFYSHFFILTRFWNSRKFGLYLLGLTLVLLLGPLPFLLAYKGEINDWSTFLDQFFTTLFSIVIIFVILSWVARAIENWVINEFKRERLEKQAAQAELSYLKWQINPHFLFNTLNNIHTLSFKNSPATPEAIMRLSSMMRYMLYEANADTVALNREIEYLQDFISLQQLRYKKTSIVDFVVVGDTDSCQIAPLLFIHFLENAYKHSPARLNEGDIRLSIEIKENSLIFSIQNPTGDGKAAAIQEVGGIGLTNVKKRLQLLYPGQHVFEVSSSEEFFKVVLKIHPLHLQNHERKTDMLYSG, encoded by the coding sequence ATGGAACGTATAAAAAAGGTATTCTTTCTTATTCACCTTTTTGGCTGGATATTGCTATTCCTGTTTCTATGCTGGGTATTCTGGAGTGAAGGCCACGCAAACTGGCTTTACCTGGCAGGAATTTTAATACTCTCCAGTTTATCTGTTTTTTACAGCCACTTCTTCATTTTAACCCGTTTTTGGAATAGCAGAAAGTTCGGCCTGTATTTACTGGGCCTGACTTTGGTTCTGTTGCTGGGCCCCTTACCCTTTTTGTTGGCCTATAAGGGAGAAATAAATGACTGGTCTACTTTCCTGGACCAATTCTTTACCACTCTCTTCAGCATTGTTATCATTTTTGTAATACTGAGCTGGGTAGCAAGAGCAATAGAGAACTGGGTTATCAATGAATTTAAACGGGAACGCCTGGAAAAACAGGCGGCACAGGCAGAACTCTCATATTTGAAATGGCAAATCAATCCGCATTTTCTGTTCAATACCCTAAATAATATTCATACACTGTCATTCAAAAACTCTCCTGCTACCCCTGAAGCTATCATGCGTTTATCTTCTATGATGCGCTATATGCTTTATGAAGCAAACGCCGATACTGTTGCCCTTAACAGAGAAATTGAATACTTACAAGACTTTATCAGCTTGCAACAGCTTAGGTATAAAAAAACATCCATTGTAGACTTTGTAGTAGTTGGTGACACAGATTCCTGCCAGATCGCTCCCTTATTATTTATACACTTTCTGGAAAATGCGTATAAACACAGTCCCGCCCGCTTAAATGAAGGAGACATCAGGCTCAGCATAGAGATAAAAGAGAATAGCCTTATCTTCAGCATTCAGAACCCCACCGGAGATGGTAAAGCAGCAGCCATTCAGGAAGTTGGAGGGATTGGTTTAACGAATGTTAAAAAAAGGCTGCAGTTACTCTATCCTGGTCAACATGTTTTTGAGGTCTCCAGCTCGGAAGAATTTTTTAAAGTAGTTTTAAAAATCCACCCTCTTCATTTACAAAATCATGAACGAAAAACTGACATGTTATATAGTGGATGA
- a CDS encoding putative ABC transporter ATP-binding protein (COG1131 ABC-type multidrug transport system, ATPase component), with protein sequence MEHSQVKLSIRNVSKTYANGVKALQKISLTIPPGMYGLLGPNGAGKSTLMRILATLQEPDGGEIFLGNIDVIKEKNEIRKTLGYLPQEFGLLAKVSAEKLLDHFAVLKGITHRASRREVVEGLLKQTNLWDKRKQKLGGFSGGMKQRFGVAVALLGNPKLMIVDEPTAGLDPAERVRFLNLLSELGENSVVILSTHIVEDVSELCTNMAVINKGEILLEAQPLQAVKELEGKIWCRLIEKNTLPELERDYQIISTKLLSGRTMVHIYSNEVPGDRFELVEPDLEDVYFCTMAGYYRAGQQQMKEVVS encoded by the coding sequence ATGGAACATTCCCAGGTAAAGCTGTCAATACGTAATGTCTCTAAAACCTACGCCAACGGTGTTAAAGCCTTACAAAAAATTTCGCTGACCATACCCCCGGGAATGTATGGTCTGCTAGGTCCCAATGGTGCTGGTAAATCCACCCTGATGCGTATTCTGGCTACACTACAGGAGCCCGACGGGGGAGAAATATTTTTAGGTAATATTGATGTGATCAAAGAAAAGAACGAGATCCGCAAAACTTTAGGTTATCTGCCCCAGGAATTTGGGCTTCTGGCAAAAGTATCTGCAGAGAAGCTTCTCGATCATTTTGCAGTACTCAAAGGGATAACGCATCGGGCCTCACGCAGAGAAGTTGTAGAGGGCTTACTAAAACAAACAAATCTTTGGGACAAGCGAAAGCAGAAACTCGGAGGTTTTTCTGGTGGCATGAAACAGCGCTTTGGTGTGGCTGTGGCCTTGCTGGGAAATCCAAAGCTGATGATCGTGGATGAACCAACGGCAGGCCTGGATCCAGCAGAGCGGGTGCGATTCTTAAACCTGTTGAGTGAGCTGGGAGAAAACAGCGTGGTGATTCTTTCAACACACATCGTAGAGGATGTTTCAGAGCTGTGCACAAATATGGCGGTCATTAACAAAGGAGAAATACTGCTGGAGGCGCAGCCGCTGCAGGCAGTCAAAGAATTAGAAGGAAAAATCTGGTGCAGGTTGATAGAGAAAAATACCCTACCTGAGCTGGAGCGTGATTATCAAATTATTTCTACAAAGCTATTGAGCGGGCGCACAATGGTGCATATTTACAGCAATGAGGTTCCCGGAGATAGATTTGAGCTGGTGGAACCCGACCTGGAGGATGTCTATTTTTGTACGATGGCAGGATACTACCGGGCTGGTCAGCAGCAAATGAAGGAGGTAGTGTCATGA
- a CDS encoding putative membrane protein (COG0308 Aminopeptidase N), whose translation MKFWEIFRFEIYYQLRRPSTWFYFLAILGLICLVLDEFIDYAARTGGEMLLNSPVAVAEITGYASKFSLLLIAALAGDGAMRDIQAGMHPLLYTTSLSKISCLGGRFLGTFSIAAALMLMAVPASLAIASFTADTAYFGAFKPLAYINSGLFLTLPNVFIATALIYSIVFFSRRAMAAYLGGIIIFVLSTFSLEIFAGNWTMGKLIDPSGITVINALSTSLPPLQLNSELVELKGFLLANRALWISITLIIGVMAYFRFQLSFDTQAIKGKQAVSLNTDAPVSERPAPVKVFNAMGSFSTKIRIFQTTALAWHYFREILLSPTGLAIPAIAIYAFIIIPNLVQGPLSVPGLPTTHRITMIMNNAALEIMVVMFITLITGQVLWGERDARLHEISDAVPIPTTLVIISKFIGLALVLITLQAAIMAAGISIQMVNAYFQLEIGLYLQVLFGFQLVDYLLLVAVAMVVHVVVNQKYVGHMLVLLFYLYTMMLSKIGIEHKLLAFGSDPGLASSSFYRQGPFMLPWIFFKLYWIGWALVFMVIAQHFWIRGRETGFRSRLKQAYKGFKRSRVLLGAMILVVIMGAAIFYNTNILNEYHTAADRVEQQVSYERLYGKYTSIPQPHLTGTRVHIELYPDRREAVVEGIYNLKNSSKNFIDSIHLDVAREVETSGISFNRKATAVLTDKKLGYLIYALEQPLRPGDSLQMNFEVRYKPQGFTNREINTAVINNGTYFSNKDWFPAMGYQAGRELRSDRLRKEYGLTKRGKSRSPHDAEAVQDIFGQEQIIFRATVGTASGQIAVAPGSLIKRWSEGGRQYFQYAADNPIRNMYHIYSANYAVRETRWREVDIHIFHQPQNTLNLDRMEKAMKASLAYYSEKFSPYQFRQLKLVEYPDPGTGGISFPGTIGYTSNFALLNTEGDSRELDLPFAAVAHEVAHQWWAHQLIPAGVEGAALISESLAWYSAFGVVEQVYGPGHLRNLVEAMRQAYLSPRSRAAVPLLQAEDYFLGYRKGPLAMYALREYLGEEQLNLALRNLLSKFKSGEPPFATSLDFYREIQAVTPDSLQYLLKDLFEINTYWELEMKEAGLKPADDGNWLVMMDVLARKVQVDTAGVETEIPMDDLIEVEVFGEGKAGIKNTLYLKKQRIRSGNNRIVVRVSQKPLEAGIDPRNLLIETEMYDNIREVTSAKKLN comes from the coding sequence ATGAAGTTTTGGGAAATTTTCAGGTTTGAAATTTACTATCAGTTACGCCGGCCTTCTACCTGGTTCTATTTTCTGGCTATTTTGGGGCTCATATGCCTGGTGCTGGATGAGTTTATAGATTATGCTGCCCGTACCGGAGGAGAGATGCTGCTTAACTCTCCGGTAGCGGTAGCGGAAATTACAGGCTATGCCAGTAAATTTTCGTTGTTGCTCATTGCGGCGCTGGCAGGAGATGGAGCAATGCGCGACATCCAGGCAGGAATGCATCCGCTCCTATACACAACTTCCCTCAGTAAAATTTCCTGTTTGGGCGGCCGCTTTCTTGGCACCTTCTCCATTGCAGCTGCGCTGATGCTCATGGCTGTTCCTGCCAGCCTGGCAATTGCCAGCTTTACAGCGGATACAGCTTATTTCGGAGCGTTCAAACCTCTTGCTTATATCAATTCAGGTCTCTTTCTTACGCTACCCAATGTTTTTATAGCTACTGCTTTAATATACTCCATTGTATTCTTTAGCCGGAGAGCCATGGCTGCTTATCTGGGTGGAATAATAATTTTTGTGCTAAGTACCTTTAGTCTGGAAATTTTTGCCGGAAACTGGACGATGGGAAAGCTGATAGATCCTTCCGGCATAACCGTAATAAATGCATTGAGCACGTCATTGCCTCCTCTGCAATTAAATTCAGAATTAGTCGAATTGAAGGGCTTTCTGCTCGCCAATCGGGCTCTTTGGATAAGTATCACACTAATCATAGGCGTGATGGCTTATTTTCGCTTTCAGCTTTCGTTTGATACACAGGCAATCAAGGGTAAACAGGCGGTATCATTAAATACAGATGCGCCAGTGAGTGAAAGGCCAGCTCCGGTTAAAGTCTTTAATGCGATGGGGTCGTTCAGCACTAAAATCCGGATCTTTCAAACCACTGCGCTCGCATGGCACTACTTCCGGGAAATCCTGCTTAGTCCCACAGGTTTGGCAATTCCGGCAATTGCTATTTATGCCTTCATCATTATTCCTAATTTGGTCCAGGGGCCGCTTTCAGTTCCTGGACTTCCTACTACTCACCGGATCACTATGATTATGAACAACGCTGCCTTAGAAATTATGGTAGTGATGTTCATTACTCTAATTACGGGGCAAGTGCTTTGGGGAGAACGGGATGCACGGCTTCATGAAATTTCCGATGCAGTGCCTATTCCCACCACGCTGGTGATTATCAGTAAATTTATAGGCTTAGCGTTAGTGCTTATTACTTTACAGGCTGCAATAATGGCAGCGGGTATTTCTATTCAAATGGTGAACGCTTATTTCCAGCTGGAAATAGGACTGTACCTGCAAGTGCTTTTTGGATTTCAGCTGGTGGATTACCTCCTGCTTGTTGCTGTCGCAATGGTTGTGCATGTAGTTGTAAACCAAAAGTATGTAGGTCATATGCTGGTGCTGCTTTTTTACTTATACACCATGATGCTATCAAAGATAGGTATTGAGCACAAACTGCTGGCTTTTGGTTCTGATCCTGGTTTAGCCTCTTCCTCATTTTACCGGCAAGGGCCTTTCATGCTTCCCTGGATTTTCTTTAAGCTCTACTGGATAGGATGGGCCCTGGTCTTTATGGTCATTGCACAACATTTTTGGATACGGGGCAGAGAGACAGGCTTCAGAAGTAGACTTAAACAAGCTTACAAAGGCTTTAAAAGATCTCGGGTGCTGTTAGGAGCTATGATCCTGGTTGTTATAATGGGTGCTGCCATTTTTTACAACACGAATATTTTAAATGAATACCACACTGCAGCCGACAGAGTTGAACAACAGGTCAGTTACGAACGACTGTACGGAAAATACACAAGTATTCCGCAGCCACACCTCACAGGAACCAGGGTACATATTGAACTTTATCCTGACCGTAGGGAAGCCGTTGTAGAGGGGATTTATAATCTTAAAAACAGCAGTAAAAATTTTATAGATTCCATACACTTAGATGTTGCCCGGGAGGTTGAGACCAGTGGTATAAGTTTTAACAGGAAAGCCACAGCAGTGCTAACCGACAAAAAGCTTGGCTACCTTATCTATGCGCTGGAACAGCCGCTCCGGCCGGGTGATTCCCTGCAAATGAATTTTGAAGTTCGTTATAAGCCGCAGGGTTTTACCAACCGTGAAATAAATACTGCTGTAATAAACAATGGCACCTACTTTAGTAATAAGGACTGGTTTCCTGCAATGGGTTACCAGGCCGGCCGGGAGCTGAGGAGCGACAGGCTGCGAAAAGAATACGGCCTTACCAAACGCGGAAAATCCCGTTCCCCTCATGATGCTGAAGCAGTACAAGATATATTCGGTCAGGAACAGATCATTTTTAGAGCAACAGTAGGTACGGCCAGCGGCCAGATTGCTGTAGCTCCGGGTTCCCTTATCAAGAGATGGTCGGAAGGAGGAAGGCAGTATTTTCAATATGCAGCAGACAATCCCATCCGGAACATGTATCACATCTATTCAGCAAACTATGCGGTGCGGGAAACGCGATGGAGAGAGGTAGACATCCATATCTTTCACCAGCCGCAGAATACACTTAATCTGGACAGGATGGAAAAGGCAATGAAAGCCTCCCTGGCGTATTATTCAGAAAAATTCAGTCCTTATCAGTTTCGCCAGCTCAAGCTGGTAGAATATCCCGACCCCGGAACAGGTGGCATTTCCTTCCCAGGTACCATTGGGTATACATCAAATTTTGCCCTCCTTAATACAGAGGGAGATTCCAGGGAATTAGATCTTCCTTTTGCCGCGGTGGCTCATGAGGTGGCCCATCAGTGGTGGGCCCATCAGCTTATTCCTGCAGGGGTAGAGGGTGCAGCTTTAATTTCAGAAAGCCTGGCATGGTACAGCGCATTTGGAGTTGTGGAACAGGTGTATGGACCCGGGCACCTGCGAAATCTTGTAGAGGCTATGCGCCAGGCTTACCTGAGCCCCCGCTCCAGAGCTGCTGTACCCCTGCTTCAGGCAGAAGATTATTTTTTGGGATATAGAAAAGGACCGTTGGCCATGTACGCCTTACGGGAATACCTGGGAGAAGAACAGCTAAACCTGGCGTTACGGAACCTGCTGAGCAAGTTTAAATCTGGCGAGCCTCCCTTCGCCACCTCTCTCGATTTTTATAGGGAAATTCAGGCGGTAACGCCAGATTCACTTCAATACCTGCTAAAAGATCTTTTTGAAATAAATACTTATTGGGAGCTTGAGATGAAAGAGGCAGGTTTAAAACCAGCTGATGATGGAAACTGGCTGGTAATGATGGACGTGCTTGCCCGAAAGGTACAGGTGGATACAGCTGGTGTAGAAACCGAAATTCCCATGGATGATTTGATCGAGGTAGAAGTTTTTGGAGAGGGTAAAGCAGGAATCAAGAATACCTTGTACCTAAAAAAACAAAGAATCCGGTCAGGAAACAACAGGATTG